A DNA window from Flavisolibacter ginsenosidimutans contains the following coding sequences:
- a CDS encoding trans-sulfuration enzyme family protein, with protein sequence MPLQPTELSYIINELAEDREHYFNAVAPPIVQTSNFVFKKVADLRKAFEDEMGGYLYSRGLNPTVDILRKKLAALDGAEDCLVFNNGAAAIFAAVLANVKSGDHIISVRNPYTWAQRTFDVILSRFGITTTYVDGRDIKNFEAARQPNTTFIYLESPNSWTFELQPIKQVAALAKQHNIITLIDNSYCTPLYQRPIEMGIDLAMQTATKYIGGHSDTLGGVLSGSHQQMKKIFDREYLNVGSGIQPFNAWLLIRGLRTLPARLQRITNTTREVIQFLKSHPRIDQVIFPLDESFSQYALAKEQMSGACGLITFTIKDGTMESITKFCESLKHFMMAVSWGGHESLILPKCAGIQPADFDANNIQHQYIRLYTGLEEPQYLVNDLQQALNRE encoded by the coding sequence ATGCCGCTACAACCAACTGAACTTTCCTACATCATCAACGAACTGGCCGAAGACCGCGAACACTATTTTAATGCCGTTGCACCGCCCATTGTGCAAACCTCAAACTTTGTGTTCAAGAAGGTCGCTGATTTGCGCAAAGCCTTTGAAGATGAAATGGGCGGCTACCTGTACAGCCGCGGCTTAAATCCAACGGTTGATATCTTGCGCAAGAAACTGGCGGCGCTTGACGGTGCCGAAGATTGCCTTGTATTCAATAACGGAGCGGCAGCCATTTTTGCAGCTGTATTAGCCAATGTAAAAAGCGGCGATCACATTATCTCGGTGCGCAATCCTTACACCTGGGCACAACGAACCTTTGACGTGATTCTTTCCCGCTTTGGCATTACAACTACTTATGTTGATGGCCGCGACATTAAAAACTTTGAAGCAGCACGTCAGCCCAATACAACGTTTATCTATTTAGAATCGCCCAACTCGTGGACATTCGAATTGCAACCCATAAAACAAGTGGCGGCATTGGCAAAGCAGCACAACATCATCACCTTAATTGACAACAGTTATTGCACGCCGCTTTATCAACGACCAATTGAAATGGGCATTGACCTTGCCATGCAAACCGCTACCAAGTACATCGGCGGCCATAGCGATACATTGGGCGGTGTGTTGTCCGGTTCGCATCAGCAAATGAAAAAGATTTTTGACAGAGAGTATTTAAACGTGGGCAGCGGCATTCAACCGTTTAATGCATGGCTGCTGATTCGCGGCTTGCGCACCTTGCCCGCACGCCTGCAGCGCATCACCAACACAACGCGAGAAGTGATACAGTTCTTAAAATCGCATCCGCGCATTGACCAGGTCATTTTTCCGCTCGACGAATCCTTTTCACAATATGCGTTGGCAAAAGAACAAATGAGTGGCGCTTGTGGTCTCATCACGTTCACCATTAAAGACGGAACAATGGAAAGCATCACTAAATTCTGCGAATCGCTTAAGCACTTTATGATGGCGGTAAGCTGGGGCGGCCATGAATCGCTCATCCTTCCAAAATGCGCAGGCATTCAGCCAGCGGACTTCGATGCGAACAATATCCAGCATCAATACATTCGTCTTTATACCGGTCTTGAAGAACCGCAATACCTGGTTAATGATTTGCAGCAGGCATTGAACCGCGAATGA
- a CDS encoding efflux RND transporter periplasmic adaptor subunit — MSKTLKWILFSLLAVVVLVLIMRIVSGKANDIKVTAEAVKKRTVTETVSASGKLYPETEIRIAPPISGEVTQLNVQEGQQVTKGQTLAFIQGDKTGSAAPRVSLPNVPTGFENLLKNMQQPSVSSASLATIKAPMSGTVLGLAVKKGERVNGELMRIADLSSLEVRVDVNENNIIKVSVGDSADVEVEAYNKRKFKGIVTTITNGSSKRDAQSFLSADVTNYEVHIRLLPSSYNDLYDSAKHNIPFRPGMNARADIKTARHENILSVPVAAVVSRPKGSDENINDAKKEKAKDENAVDQSESSDEPEEVVFVLKSDNTVEKRTVTTGIQDVNYFEITGGLQEGEKVVTAPYNAVSQTLHSGKKVVVVSKDKLFENK, encoded by the coding sequence ATGAGCAAAACCTTGAAGTGGATTCTTTTTTCTCTCCTTGCCGTTGTTGTGCTGGTGCTCATCATGCGTATTGTTTCCGGGAAGGCCAACGATATTAAAGTAACAGCAGAAGCCGTAAAAAAACGTACGGTTACCGAAACTGTTTCGGCCAGTGGCAAGCTTTATCCCGAAACCGAAATACGCATTGCACCGCCGATTTCGGGCGAAGTAACGCAGTTGAATGTGCAGGAAGGACAACAAGTAACAAAGGGACAAACGCTGGCTTTTATTCAAGGCGATAAAACGGGCAGTGCAGCACCAAGAGTTTCTTTGCCGAATGTGCCAACGGGTTTTGAAAACCTTCTAAAGAATATGCAACAGCCAAGCGTTTCGTCGGCATCATTGGCAACTATAAAAGCACCCATGAGCGGAACGGTGCTTGGGCTCGCAGTAAAAAAGGGGGAAAGAGTGAACGGCGAACTTATGCGTATTGCCGATCTATCAAGCCTTGAAGTAAGAGTGGATGTAAATGAAAACAACATTATCAAAGTAAGTGTCGGCGACTCAGCTGATGTGGAAGTAGAAGCCTACAACAAACGAAAGTTCAAAGGCATTGTTACCACCATCACCAACGGCAGCAGCAAACGCGATGCGCAATCTTTTTTATCGGCGGATGTAACCAATTACGAAGTGCACATACGCCTCTTGCCTTCGTCGTATAACGACTTGTATGATTCGGCAAAACACAACATTCCCTTTCGTCCGGGCATGAACGCAAGAGCCGACATTAAAACAGCGCGGCATGAAAATATATTGAGCGTTCCGGTAGCCGCAGTGGTTTCAAGACCGAAAGGAAGCGATGAAAATATTAACGATGCGAAGAAGGAAAAAGCAAAAGATGAAAACGCGGTTGACCAAAGCGAAAGCAGCGACGAACCGGAAGAAGTGGTATTTGTTTTAAAAAGCGACAATACCGTGGAAAAACGAACGGTGACTACAGGCATACAGGACGTCAATTATTTTGAGATTACCGGCGGTTTGCAGGAAGGCGAAAAAGTAGTAACCGCACCCTACAACGCCGTGAGCCAAACCTTGCACAGCGGTAAAAAAGTTGTGGTGGTGAGCAAAGACAAACTGTTTGAAAACAAATGA
- a CDS encoding NAD(P)H-dependent glycerol-3-phosphate dehydrogenase, translating to MQSFKIGVIGNGSWATALTKIITDGGRPVNWWIRNTASIDYIKRRRHNPNYLHSASFDVSLLNMHHDVQTIVDASDLLVMAVPSAYIEEVLQNLRKDSLKEKKILSAIKGLIPGKDVLLNEYLDKNFGVPLLNYFAVLGPCHAEEVAAEKLSYLTFSGIDTDTAEDIAACFKAPYINTIVNPDILGVQYAAVMKNIYALGAGIAHGLDYGDNFLSVYIANAADEMAGFLRKVGVKHIVVGEHEKDAKKKDMNYAASVYLGDLLVTCYSLYSRNRTFGNMIGKGYTVKAAQLEMNMVAEGYYASRCIYNFNKNIGGDIPIAETIYKILWERQLPAEGFEEVEEVLV from the coding sequence ATGCAATCTTTTAAGATCGGTGTAATTGGCAACGGCAGTTGGGCCACAGCGCTGACAAAAATCATTACCGACGGTGGCCGTCCGGTGAACTGGTGGATACGCAACACGGCCTCGATTGATTACATTAAACGCCGCCGCCACAACCCCAATTATTTACACTCGGCATCCTTCGACGTTTCGCTTCTGAACATGCACCACGATGTACAAACAATTGTTGATGCGTCGGATTTGCTGGTGATGGCTGTTCCTTCTGCGTACATAGAAGAAGTATTGCAAAACCTGCGCAAAGATTCATTGAAGGAGAAGAAAATTCTTTCGGCCATTAAAGGTTTGATACCGGGAAAAGATGTGTTGCTAAACGAATACCTGGACAAAAATTTCGGCGTTCCACTGCTGAACTACTTTGCAGTTCTTGGCCCTTGTCATGCCGAAGAAGTGGCCGCCGAAAAATTATCCTACTTAACCTTTTCCGGCATTGACACCGACACGGCCGAAGACATTGCAGCCTGCTTTAAAGCACCTTACATCAACACCATTGTCAATCCTGATATTCTGGGTGTGCAATACGCCGCGGTAATGAAAAACATTTATGCGCTTGGCGCCGGCATCGCACACGGCCTCGATTACGGCGATAATTTTTTAAGCGTTTACATTGCCAACGCCGCCGATGAAATGGCTGGCTTTCTGCGCAAGGTTGGCGTAAAGCATATCGTCGTTGGTGAACATGAAAAAGACGCGAAGAAAAAAGACATGAACTATGCGGCTTCGGTTTATCTCGGCGATTTGCTGGTGACCTGTTATTCGCTGTACAGCCGCAACCGAACATTCGGAAACATGATTGGCAAGGGTTACACCGTTAAAGCCGCGCAGCTTGAGATGAACATGGTGGCCGAAGGCTATTATGCCTCGCGATGCATTTACAATTTCAATAAAAACATCGGCGGGGATATTCCCATTGCCGAAACGATTTACAAAATTTTATGGGAGCGGCAATTGCCGGCAGAAGGATTTGAAGAGGTGGAGGAAGTGTTGGTGTGA
- a CDS encoding PQQ-dependent sugar dehydrogenase, whose amino-acid sequence MQRNPLLFSFWLLLLVQNFISCKDKEPVAPQASTAPGNDLFSKYHLDKIKLPAGFKISVFAEVPGARSLTLSPAGTLFVGTQGSKVYAVVDKDKNGVADSVYTVASGLTTPNGVAFKDGALYVAEISRILRFDNIEASLQNPPAYKVVYDKFPTDGAHGWKFIAFGPDDKLYVPVGAPCNICEPDSMHACIIRMNKDGSGLEVFAKGIRNSVGFDWNPQTAALWFTDNGRDNLGDDRPNDELNTAPQKGLHFGYPYCHQGNILDPEFGQGKNCDDYTKPAFLLGPHVAALGMRFYTGNLFPADYNGGIFIAQHGSWNRSTPIGYQVAFVKMENGKAVSATPFASGWLNGSDVLGRPVDVQMMQDGSLLVSDDKQGVVYRISYGK is encoded by the coding sequence ATGCAACGCAATCCACTTCTTTTTTCTTTTTGGCTTTTGCTTCTTGTGCAAAATTTTATTTCCTGCAAGGATAAAGAGCCCGTGGCTCCGCAGGCTTCCACCGCACCGGGCAATGACTTGTTTTCGAAATATCATCTCGACAAAATCAAGCTGCCGGCGGGCTTTAAAATTTCGGTGTTTGCAGAAGTGCCCGGCGCACGCAGCCTAACGCTAAGCCCGGCAGGAACCTTGTTTGTGGGCACGCAGGGCAGCAAGGTTTATGCGGTGGTGGACAAAGACAAAAACGGTGTAGCCGACTCGGTTTATACCGTTGCATCGGGGTTAACAACACCCAACGGCGTCGCGTTTAAAGACGGCGCTTTGTACGTGGCGGAAATCAGCCGCATTCTTCGCTTTGATAACATTGAAGCCTCGCTGCAAAACCCGCCTGCTTACAAAGTTGTTTACGACAAGTTTCCCACCGATGGCGCACACGGCTGGAAGTTCATTGCTTTTGGTCCCGACGATAAATTGTACGTGCCAGTGGGTGCGCCCTGCAATATTTGCGAACCCGATTCGATGCATGCCTGCATTATACGAATGAATAAAGACGGCAGCGGGCTGGAGGTATTTGCCAAAGGCATTCGCAATAGCGTTGGCTTTGATTGGAATCCGCAAACGGCAGCGCTTTGGTTTACCGATAACGGCCGTGATAACCTGGGCGATGACCGGCCAAACGATGAATTGAATACCGCACCGCAAAAGGGTTTGCATTTTGGTTATCCTTATTGTCACCAGGGAAATATTTTAGACCCTGAGTTTGGGCAAGGAAAAAATTGCGATGATTACACAAAACCAGCTTTTCTGCTCGGCCCGCACGTGGCGGCTTTGGGCATGCGTTTTTATACCGGTAATCTTTTTCCGGCTGATTACAACGGCGGAATTTTTATTGCCCAACACGGAAGCTGGAACCGCAGCACACCGATCGGTTATCAAGTAGCCTTTGTAAAAATGGAGAATGGCAAAGCGGTAAGCGCAACGCCGTTTGCATCGGGATGGTTGAACGGCAGTGATGTTTTAGGAAGGCCAGTGGATGTGCAGATGATGCAAGACGGAAGTTTGTTGGTGAGCGATGACAAGCAGGGCGTGGTGTATAGAATCAGTTACGGGAAGTGA
- a CDS encoding TolC family protein → MKRKVALLRSFGLVGLALALAHANAQDTLRLTTPKAEELFLKNNLSLLAAQYNISANEALIQQAKAWDNPVLSTEQNLYDGKFFRHTKGTADNPQGYGQWYASLSQVIRTANKRGLQVQLAQDGVKTAQAQLNDLLRNLRYVLQVDMNNLAQLQAAQQLLETEISHTQTLAKGMDEMLKVGDISLKDNVRLKALLYSLQSDYADNLRQQQDLQKELHTLLHDETAAPINATIPSPDFSSLNNLPLLAIVDSAKALRPDAALASAQALYQQHNLAFQKALAKPDLTVGVDYDRASNYIPNYVGLQIGLPLPIFNKNRGNIQSAEWSVKAAQATQKNTQSVVQAEVLNSYNKLQTLFQVQKSVGGAWAENYERLMRNMVESYEQRKVTLFDFIDFFTSYKDTRLKQLQQTTNLLNAAAEFNFVSAQNIIPLK, encoded by the coding sequence ATGAAACGTAAAGTTGCCCTTTTGCGCAGCTTTGGTTTGGTGGGATTGGCGCTGGCGCTTGCACACGCAAACGCACAGGATACCCTTCGCCTTACCACCCCCAAAGCCGAAGAGCTTTTTCTAAAAAACAACCTTTCGCTTCTGGCCGCGCAGTACAACATCAGCGCCAACGAAGCCCTTATTCAACAAGCCAAAGCATGGGACAATCCCGTGCTTTCAACAGAACAAAATTTATACGACGGCAAATTCTTTCGGCATACGAAAGGAACGGCCGATAACCCGCAAGGTTACGGCCAATGGTATGCGAGTCTTTCGCAAGTCATTCGCACCGCCAACAAACGCGGCCTGCAAGTGCAGTTAGCGCAAGACGGCGTAAAAACAGCGCAGGCGCAACTGAATGATTTACTGCGCAACCTTCGCTATGTGTTGCAGGTGGACATGAACAACCTCGCGCAGCTGCAGGCTGCCCAACAGTTGCTGGAAACCGAGATCAGCCACACGCAAACCCTGGCCAAAGGCATGGACGAAATGCTGAAGGTGGGCGACATTTCGCTGAAGGACAACGTTCGGTTGAAGGCCTTGCTTTATTCCTTGCAAAGCGACTACGCCGACAACCTTCGCCAGCAACAGGATTTGCAAAAAGAGTTGCACACCTTGTTGCACGATGAAACCGCAGCGCCCATCAACGCAACGATTCCTTCGCCTGATTTTTCGTCGTTGAACAATCTTCCGTTGTTGGCAATTGTGGACAGCGCAAAAGCGCTTCGTCCCGATGCGGCTTTGGCTTCGGCACAAGCGCTCTATCAACAACACAATCTTGCCTTTCAAAAAGCCCTGGCAAAACCCGACCTTACTGTTGGTGTTGATTACGACCGCGCCAGCAATTACATTCCGAATTACGTGGGTTTGCAGATTGGTTTGCCTTTGCCCATCTTCAATAAAAACAGGGGCAACATTCAATCGGCGGAATGGAGCGTGAAAGCAGCACAAGCAACACAGAAGAATACGCAATCCGTTGTGCAAGCCGAAGTGCTGAACTCGTACAACAAATTGCAAACGCTGTTTCAAGTGCAAAAAAGCGTTGGCGGAGCGTGGGCTGAAAACTACGAACGACTCATGCGCAACATGGTGGAAAGCTACGAGCAACGCAAGGTTACTCTGTTTGATTTCATTGACTTTTTCACTTCGTATAAAGACACGCGGTTAAAACAACTGCAACAAACCACCAACCTTTTAAACGCGGCGGCGGAATTCAATTTCGTGAGCGCACAAAACATCATCCCTCTCAAATAA
- a CDS encoding efflux RND transporter periplasmic adaptor subunit, with protein MKYLFSFCSIAALFAALTACNSNAAKAPEKKEVCISDTISKMIRIDSVSEKAIDDELKLSGEVSFNENKVVKVFPVSSGQVLSVNTSLGNYVKAGQTLAVIRSADIAGNYADLSTAGNDIAIAKREMENAEHLFKNGIGSEKDYVQAKQAYEKAMTNATKIRSQISINGSGHTSANGTYVVTAPKSGYVVEKNVNPGQFIRNDNGQNLFTVGDTKDVWIWANVYESDIARVKEGYRAMVTTLAYPDTVFTGKVDKVNQILDPQTKVMKIRIVLPNNNGQLKPEMFANITIENKEGKRAVVIPSSALVSEDGKSYVVVYHDKCNLQIKEVQVLKTSGDAIYLKSGLQKGEQLISNQPLLFYRQLQEMQETK; from the coding sequence ATGAAGTACTTATTTTCTTTTTGTTCGATAGCGGCTCTTTTTGCGGCTCTTACGGCCTGCAACAGCAACGCGGCCAAAGCACCGGAGAAAAAAGAAGTCTGCATCAGCGACACCATTTCCAAAATGATTCGCATTGATTCTGTTTCTGAAAAAGCCATCGACGACGAACTAAAACTTTCCGGTGAAGTCAGCTTCAACGAAAACAAAGTGGTGAAGGTTTTTCCGGTGAGCAGCGGACAGGTTCTTTCCGTCAACACCTCGCTTGGCAATTACGTAAAAGCCGGTCAAACATTGGCCGTGATTCGGAGCGCCGACATTGCCGGCAACTACGCCGATCTTTCTACAGCGGGCAACGACATTGCCATTGCCAAACGCGAAATGGAAAACGCGGAGCATCTATTTAAAAACGGTATCGGTAGTGAAAAGGATTACGTGCAGGCAAAACAGGCGTATGAGAAAGCAATGACGAATGCGACAAAAATTCGTTCGCAAATCAGCATCAACGGAAGCGGCCATACTTCTGCTAACGGCACTTATGTGGTAACAGCGCCGAAGAGCGGTTACGTGGTGGAGAAGAACGTCAATCCCGGGCAGTTTATCCGTAACGATAACGGGCAAAATCTTTTCACCGTTGGCGATACGAAAGACGTGTGGATTTGGGCCAACGTTTACGAAAGCGACATTGCCCGCGTGAAAGAAGGTTATCGCGCAATGGTAACCACGCTGGCTTATCCTGACACTGTCTTTACCGGTAAGGTTGACAAAGTGAATCAAATTCTCGACCCGCAAACAAAGGTGATGAAGATTCGCATCGTGTTGCCCAACAATAACGGGCAATTAAAGCCCGAAATGTTTGCCAACATCACCATCGAAAACAAAGAGGGCAAGCGTGCCGTAGTGATTCCTTCGTCTGCACTGGTAAGCGAAGACGGCAAAAGCTACGTGGTGGTTTATCACGACAAATGCAACCTTCAAATTAAAGAAGTGCAAGTGTTGAAAACTTCCGGCGATGCCATTTACCTGAAGAGCGGCTTGCAAAAAGGCGAACAATTAATTTCCAATCAACCCTTGCTTTTCTACCGCCAGTTGCAGGAAATGCAGGAAACAAAATAG
- a CDS encoding efflux RND transporter permease subunit — protein sequence MNKFIKRIIHFSLRHRYFVFFMTAVLAVIGFISYKATPLETFPDVTNTQVIIIAQWPGRSAEEVEKFVTIPLEVVLNSVQKKANLRTTSAFGLSYIRIIFDDDVDDAFARQQVLSRLGGADLPDGVKPDVQPPYGPTGEIYRYTLKSPTKNIHELTAIQDWVLDRQFKSVPGVADVNSFGGEEKTFEVSVNPEMLTKYNLSSLDVYNAVTKSNVNVGGDVIERNGQAFVVRGIGILKDVTDIENIIVTRQQNVSILVKNLATVTEAGRPRLGWVTRDKQPDVIEGIVVMRKGENPSEVLKAVQAKVKELNTSILPKDVKLDTFYDRTELMDYAQHTVIHNLLEGIILVTVIVFLFMADWRTTLTVGIIIPLSLLFAFICMRIKGMSANLLSMGAVDFGIIIDGAVVMVEGLFVALDHRAKEVGMERFNKLAKLGLFKSTGTEMGKAIFFSKLIIITCLIPIFAFQKVEGKMFSPLAYTLGFALLGALLFTLTLVPALSSILLRKNVREKHNPVVIFIERGVMKAFNVTAKYPKASLLVALCIMGLSFGVVKFLGTEFLPELDEGALWVEAELPMSVSLGEANKISNKMVDILREFPEVEQTLAQVGRTNDGTDPKGFFDVQIQVDLRQKEEWKRKITEEQLIDEMDKQLSKIPGIVLNYSQPIRDNVEEAVAGVNAALAVKIFGPDFQTLDSLSKRVAAQLATVRGIEDLGILRNLGQPEFRIELDQQRMAFYGVNTADANAVIEMAIGGKAATELYEGERKFDVRVRYQKEFRDEQDKVENLMVPAQDGSKVPLKEIANIRTLTGPAFIYRDNNTRYIAVKFSIRERDLGSTIQEAQQKVNAAVPLPLGYSETWNGEFENQQRASGTLARVVPICLLVIFLILFMTFGNAKDAMLTIMNVPFALIGGILALYVTGMNFSISAGIGFIALFGVCIQNGVILISVFRKNLEHGMHITEAVSEGVRSRIRPVVMTALMAAIGLLPAAISTGIGSETQKPLARVVIGGLMTSTVLTLLILPVMYTLVFNLMHKRENRRILRKARMISKPGE from the coding sequence ATGAACAAGTTCATCAAACGCATTATACATTTCTCGCTGCGGCACCGCTACTTTGTTTTTTTCATGACGGCGGTACTGGCAGTGATTGGATTTATTTCCTACAAGGCCACGCCGCTGGAAACCTTTCCCGACGTCACCAATACACAAGTCATCATCATTGCGCAATGGCCCGGACGCAGCGCTGAAGAAGTTGAAAAATTCGTGACCATTCCGCTTGAAGTTGTACTGAATTCCGTGCAGAAAAAAGCCAACCTGCGCACCACATCGGCCTTTGGCTTGAGCTATATCCGCATCATCTTTGATGATGATGTGGACGATGCTTTTGCGCGGCAACAAGTGCTTAGCCGCTTGGGTGGTGCAGATTTACCCGACGGTGTAAAACCCGATGTGCAACCGCCTTACGGACCGACCGGTGAGATATATCGCTACACCTTAAAGAGTCCGACAAAAAACATTCACGAGTTAACGGCGATACAAGATTGGGTTCTCGATCGGCAATTCAAATCCGTGCCCGGCGTAGCCGATGTAAACTCATTCGGCGGTGAAGAAAAAACCTTTGAAGTGAGCGTGAATCCAGAGATGCTCACAAAGTACAATCTCTCTTCGCTTGACGTGTACAACGCCGTGACAAAAAGCAATGTGAACGTAGGCGGCGATGTGATTGAACGCAACGGTCAAGCCTTTGTCGTACGCGGCATCGGTATTTTAAAAGACGTGACCGACATTGAAAACATCATCGTTACGCGGCAGCAAAACGTTTCTATTCTGGTAAAGAATCTTGCCACCGTTACCGAAGCCGGAAGGCCGCGGCTGGGCTGGGTTACACGCGACAAACAACCCGACGTGATTGAAGGCATCGTGGTGATGCGCAAAGGCGAAAACCCAAGCGAAGTGTTGAAAGCGGTGCAGGCGAAAGTGAAAGAACTCAACACATCTATTCTTCCAAAAGACGTAAAGCTGGATACCTTTTACGACCGTACGGAATTGATGGATTACGCACAGCACACGGTAATTCACAACCTGCTCGAAGGCATCATTCTCGTCACGGTGATTGTGTTTCTTTTCATGGCCGATTGGCGAACGACGTTGACCGTTGGCATCATCATTCCGTTATCGCTTTTGTTTGCTTTCATCTGCATGAGAATAAAAGGCATGAGTGCAAACCTGCTTTCAATGGGTGCTGTGGATTTCGGTATCATCATTGACGGCGCGGTAGTGATGGTGGAAGGTTTGTTTGTGGCGCTTGACCATCGAGCAAAAGAAGTGGGCATGGAGCGGTTTAACAAGTTGGCAAAGCTCGGCCTGTTTAAATCCACCGGTACGGAAATGGGCAAAGCCATCTTCTTCTCCAAGCTTATCATCATCACGTGTTTGATTCCCATTTTCGCCTTTCAAAAAGTGGAAGGCAAAATGTTCTCGCCGCTGGCTTATACGCTTGGCTTTGCATTGTTGGGCGCATTGTTATTTACGCTTACACTCGTGCCTGCCTTGTCCAGCATTTTGCTACGCAAGAACGTCCGCGAGAAGCACAATCCCGTTGTCATCTTTATTGAGAGAGGCGTGATGAAAGCCTTTAACGTCACAGCAAAATATCCCAAGGCAAGTTTGTTGGTTGCGCTTTGCATAATGGGGCTTTCGTTTGGCGTGGTAAAGTTTTTAGGCACCGAGTTTTTGCCCGAATTGGACGAAGGCGCACTGTGGGTGGAAGCCGAATTGCCCATGAGCGTCTCGCTCGGCGAAGCCAACAAAATTTCTAACAAGATGGTGGACATTCTGCGTGAATTTCCCGAAGTGGAACAAACCCTTGCGCAAGTTGGACGAACCAACGACGGCACCGATCCGAAAGGTTTCTTTGACGTACAAATACAAGTGGACTTGCGGCAAAAAGAAGAATGGAAACGAAAGATCACCGAAGAACAGTTGATTGATGAAATGGACAAACAACTGAGCAAGATACCGGGCATTGTGCTCAATTATTCCCAACCCATCAGAGACAATGTGGAAGAAGCCGTTGCCGGTGTGAACGCAGCACTTGCGGTGAAAATTTTCGGTCCTGATTTTCAAACGCTAGACAGTTTATCAAAACGTGTGGCGGCGCAACTTGCAACGGTTCGCGGCATTGAGGACTTAGGCATTTTGCGCAACCTCGGTCAACCGGAATTCCGCATTGAGCTTGACCAGCAACGCATGGCTTTTTACGGCGTGAATACAGCCGATGCAAACGCTGTAATCGAGATGGCAATTGGCGGTAAAGCCGCAACGGAATTGTACGAAGGCGAACGAAAATTCGACGTGCGGGTTCGTTATCAAAAAGAGTTTAGAGATGAACAAGACAAAGTAGAAAACCTGATGGTGCCCGCGCAAGACGGAAGCAAAGTTCCGTTGAAAGAAATCGCCAACATTCGCACACTCACTGGTCCTGCTTTTATTTACCGCGACAACAACACACGTTACATTGCGGTGAAGTTTTCCATTCGCGAACGCGACCTAGGAAGCACCATACAGGAAGCGCAACAAAAGGTGAATGCCGCCGTGCCGTTGCCGCTTGGTTATTCGGAAACATGGAACGGTGAATTTGAAAACCAACAACGGGCATCGGGCACACTGGCAAGAGTGGTTCCCATTTGTTTGCTCGTTATTTTCTTAATTCTCTTCATGACCTTCGGCAACGCAAAAGACGCCATGCTCACCATCATGAACGTGCCGTTTGCCTTGATCGGCGGCATACTTGCGCTTTACGTGACGGGTATGAACTTCAGCATCTCCGCCGGCATTGGTTTCATTGCTTTGTTTGGTGTGTGTATTCAAAACGGTGTGATTTTGATTAGCGTGTTCCGAAAGAATTTGGAACACGGAATGCACATTACCGAAGCGGTGAGTGAAGGCGTTCGTTCGCGCATTCGTCCGGTAGTAATGACGGCTTTGATGGCGGCGATTGGGCTATTGCCCGCGGCCATTTCAACGGGCATCGGAAGCGAAACGCAAAAGCCTTTGGCCCGCGTGGTGATTGGTGGTTTGATGACGTCAACGGTACTGACCTTGTTGATCCTTCCGGTGATGTACACGCTTGTGTTTAATTTGATGCACAAGCGGGAGAACAGGCGGATTTTGCGGAAGGCGAGGATGATTAGCAAGCCGGGGGAGTAG
- a CDS encoding transposase, with protein sequence MLLYNYHIEFLTATILNWKHLLKDDAYKQVIVDSLQWLTEQARCTIHGFVIMPNHIHLLWRISNLHDRFNVQGALLSYTAHRFKTVAKEDGKLFKHFVADKDRLFQFWERDSLVKECWNETFLLQKLNYIHHNPCQPHWKLAATPEDYKWSSARFYHTGVSEFGWLKHYAG encoded by the coding sequence TTGCTGCTTTACAATTACCATATTGAATTCCTCACCGCAACCATTCTAAACTGGAAACATTTATTAAAGGACGATGCGTACAAGCAAGTCATTGTTGACTCCTTGCAATGGCTGACAGAACAAGCCCGTTGTACTATTCACGGTTTTGTGATTATGCCCAACCACATTCATTTGCTTTGGCGAATCAGTAATCTACACGACCGCTTTAATGTGCAAGGTGCACTGCTTAGTTATACGGCGCACCGCTTTAAAACAGTGGCGAAAGAAGACGGTAAATTGTTCAAACATTTTGTAGCGGACAAAGACCGGCTGTTTCAATTTTGGGAACGTGACTCGCTGGTGAAGGAATGTTGGAACGAAACGTTTCTGTTGCAAAAGCTGAATTACATTCATCACAATCCTTGTCAACCGCATTGGAAGTTAGCGGCAACACCGGAAGACTATAAGTGGTCATCGGCAAGGTTTTACCATACCGGTGTTTCGGAGTTTGGATGGTTAAAACATTATGCTGGGTAG